AAACAGTGGTTTTCCCTGCCAAAAACCAGGCTGAAATTGCGGCTTTGGATGACAGCCTCAAGCAGGGAATAAACGTCATTACGGCAGGTGAACTTGACGAAGTGATCCAAGCGGTGTTAGGGCAAGCGGTCATTGAATCTGCCCAGGCACCACTCAGTCAATGATGATCACCCCAACGTTGCATAAAAATTTTTTAAAAAAGAATAAAAGAGTTGGAGCAAGAAAACGCTGAATTGATGGCCGGGGGCGCAATTCATTCGAAAAAGCACCCGGCTGTTGAGATTGCGGAAGAACCGAACAAAGTCCTGGACCTTAAATCCATGGTCAACATCGAAGAGTTCCAGTCGGTTATGGATGAATTCCACCACTTGACCCACATGGTGACAGCCGTACTTGATATAAAAGGAAATGTCATCGAAGCCACCGGTTGGCAGGATATCTGTCTAAATTTCCATCGAAAACACCCCGAAACGGCAAAAAATTGCACCCAAAGCGACCTTTACTTGTCAGACAAACTTAAACCTGACGAATATGCCGATTACAAATGTAAAAACGGTCTATGGGATGTGGTCACACCGCTGTATGTTGGGACGGAGCACCTGGGTAACATTTATACAGGACAGTTTTTTTATGATGACGATGAAATTGATATTAAACAATGCCAAATCAAAATAACCATAGATTTACCGTTTGAGACCATCAAATCCGACACAGAGACCCTTCGTCAAGTGCTCACAAATTATCTGGATATCCCCAAAAAAAGGAACACAGCGTCGCAGGAGAATTAAAAATGAATCCAAACAACTATCCTGAAAGACCCATCCTGTTGGTTGAGGACAATCCCATGGATATCGATTTAACGCTGAGGGCTTTTAAAAAAGAGGGCCTGTCAAATCCAATAGAACTGGCAAGAGACGGAGAAGAAGCCCTGGACTTTATATCCCGGTGGGAGCAGGGTGCCCCCCTGCCCTTAATAATATTAATGGACTTGAAACTACCCAAAGTTGGCGGGCTGGAAGTCACTCGTCGGATCGATGAAACCGCTTCCAAAATTAGCATCAGTGCATTTGCTTACAAGCCCGTGGTGACGGTGGATCTGTCAAAAACCGTCCGAAAAGTGTTGGACGAAGCCAAAAAAAAATTTGATTAACGGCCGGCCGCGGACCGACACAGTCTATCCCCCCCTGGTTCATTGCGTGCACAGCATGTTGAGCACGCAATGAACTTGAAAAAAAAGAGATGTCTTTCAAGGCAACGGCTGCCCTGTAGTTGATATGGTAACCTGGTGAACAGGAATATTTTCACCTGATTTTTCCATGGCACTGTCAACAATCCATTTCATTTTTGAACAACAGGGAACCTCCATGACCATCATGGTAATGCCCTTGATATTATTCCGGCTAAAAATATCAGCAAGCTTGTCAATATAAAGATCGTCATCATCAAATTTAGGGCAGGCCAGCATCACCACCTTGCCTTTCAGATAATCAGAATGAAACGAAGGTGCGGCAACGGGAACACAGTCTGCTGTGATCAGCAGGTTTGCATCTTTTAAAAAGGGTGCTGAACTGGGAATCAGACGGAGCTGGACCGGCCAGTGCCCTAAGGCAGAATTCCCTGCAGGTCCGACAGTGGACATTCCCATTCCCGGCCCCGCCGAGATAGGAAAGGTTTTTACCTGTTGAGATGGGCAGCCTTTGGGTTTCTGGTTGCCGGATTCTGTTTTCTGTCTTTCAAGCCGTGCATGTACAGCCTCTTCATCATATTCATCAGCCTGGCGCTCAATGAGCTTAAGTGCATCTTTGGGACAATCCCCAAGGCAGGCTCCAAGCCCATCACAATACTTATCGCCGATAACCTTGGCTTTGCCGTCAATAATCTGAATGGCACCTTCAGCGCAGGAAGGTACGCAATTCCCGCAGCCGTCACACTTTTCTTCGTCTATCTCTATAATTTTACGAATCACTTTCATGGGGTATGTACCTTTCATCATTAAAGTTTAAATTGGGTTTACATCCTGGTTTGAAGTTACTATAGATAAAACAAGGAAACCTTGATCTGAATCAAGCCATTGATTTTTTTGCCGTTACCCGGAAAAGATCAACCGACCAATTTATAAAAACATTCCCGGAGGCCAAAATAGAACAATACCTGCATCGCATTCCCCTTTTTTCAGGACTGACGGAAAACCAAAGCAAAACCCTTGCCGATTTGGCCAGTGAACTGACCATAAACAAGGGCGAACTCATCTTCCAGGAAGGAGACAGGGGCCAAGGGTTTTACATCGTGGCCCAAGGTAAAATCAAAGTATTTAAAATGTCTTTTGAGGGAAAAGAGCAGATCCTTCATATATACGGCCCTGGCCATACATTTGGCGAAGTTCCTGTATTCCAGGGGAAAAGCTTTCCGGCCTCTGCCATGGCCCTGGAACCGTCTATCGTTCTTTTTTTGCCAAGAGAGGTGTTTGTCCAACAAATTGAAAAGTCCCCTGCCCTTGCCATGAATATGCTGGCAGATCTGTCCAGGCGATTAAGGGAATTCACGGTTCAAATTGAAAATTTAAGTCTCAAGGAAGTACCGGCCAGGCTGGCAGCCTACATCCTGACACTGGCCCAAGAAGAGTCAAGAGGCTCACAAAAGACAACCATGCAAAAAAGTCATGGATCGGCAGCCAATGTGGTGTTGCCTGTTTCCAAGGTTCAGCTGGCAAGCCTCATCGGCACAACCCCTGAAACCATTTCCCGTGGATTAAAAAAAATCGAACAGGCCGGATTTATCAAAACCGATGGGAAAACAATCGTGATTATAGACCATCAGGGTCTTGAGGCATTATCCCATACCGGTCGCTTGTAGATTTGGAAAAACCACCGAAAATACAATTTTATCCCGCTGGTATGATTTCACGAGGACGTCATCGATGGAGGCATGATTTTCGTACAACATGTCATTGAGCCATTCAATTTTTTTTGCAGAATTTTTTAATCCGGTGCGCCGATATTTCAGCAAAGCTTCTTTTATGGTCCAAATTTTCAGGATCGTTTCAAAGTCTGCCCCGGCGTATGCACGTTGCTCGTTATTTGAAAATCCTGCGTGTAAAAGGGCCGGGATATCTACAGGGATTACGGTCTCCATATCAACACCGATGGCATGGGCTTTTTTACACAAGGCAGCCAGGGCGTAATCACCTGAATGAGAAATGGATATGGCATAATTAAAGGATGGTGCCAGAACGGGGGCCCCGGAGTGGTCATTATGAATCTCAACGGCATCCGGGGAAAGGCCTGTTTCCTGCATGACAAGGTTTTTTACCGCCCATCGGCCGGCCAGACGTTCCACCTGCTTTTTCAGGGCAAACAATTGATTTAACCCGTTCAGTTCAGCAGGGGAAAGCACAGGCTGTGCAAACTGATCCAAACGAAATTGGCAGCCGGGCCTGGTCTGGTAACCAGGCCCGACGATTTGGGGTAATAACGCTTCGAGCATTGCCGGGATGTGAACAAGGCAAAAATCAATGCCTTGTTCACGGAACAGCAGGTTTATCTGTTGCATTTATCCAGCTACAAGGCTTTTTCCTGCCGGCTTGATCTTGGACATATCAGGCAGTTCGTCTTCGGCCAGGCGATCCACCCGGACCATTTCAAAATCCTGGACGTCAATGATCACGCGGCCGGCAAGATCGGCCAACTGCATATGATAGGTTTTGGTGTCATCGCCCTGGGCCAGACGCCGGGTAACACAGAAATAAGGCGTATTTGGCAATACCGTCCCGGCAAATGATGCTTTGCGGATGGTATAGGGCAGCATCACATCTGTACTGGTGAAAAATTCCAGTATGCCGCCGGTCTGGAATATGGCATCCATGATCACCACAGGCGTGGCAAATTCAGGATAAACCTGGCCTTTAAAAAATTCGCGGACGGGCCGCCATTGAACCACTGTGACCAGGCTTTCCTCGTCCAGGAGAGCCAACTGATCCACGGAGCGGAACAGCCCGTCCATGAACAGACGGTCCGGATGGTAAATCTGTTCCTGCCACTGGGCATCCACCTTAAATTCGGACATCTCCGGTATGGATATTTCATCAAAGGCAGGCAAATCCGTACCGATTTTAACTTTGGCCTGGTAATGCAGGGTGTCTTGAACAGGCGCCTTGCCTCCCGGAGGAGTGAATACGGAGTGGATCTCAGTTGCGATTGATCCGTCTGCATTTTTGGCGGCATAGACCTCAATGTCTTTTGGCCGGTTCTTGAGCAATTTTATACCATAGGGGATTTTAAAATCACTGACCTCAAGGACATGTCCCTGGCCGCCGCTGTATTCCAGAGCCGCTTCAGCCATGGTTTCCAGACCGGTTGCGCCTAGAAACAAGGGCACACTTTTTCTGGCATGGTCGAAAAGAAACAGATCCCTGTCCGCTTCCAGAAGGCGTTTGAATTTCAGCTTGTCCCGGTCAGCATCCGTTTCCACGGTATCCAGGAAGGGACCGATGGCAAGCAGGCCGTCCGGGTCAAATGCGGCAGGATTGTTTTCAGGGGGAGCACCAATCAAAACTTCATTGCCGGCCGGATTGAGCAGCTCTTCTTTGAAAAAGCGAACACCTTGGGCCACCGGGAGAAAGGCAATGCCTTTTTCCTTTAGCACGGCCTCAATGGTGCCCTGGGCAGCCATGCCGATTTCGGCCCAGGCAGTCCAGTCAAACACCTTATATGTCATTTCCGGTGTCTTAAAGGCACACGCCTGAATCATGGCACCCATCATGTCGTTTCCTGCAGTATAGTCTGACTGGGCTTCATTGCCGAATCTGGCCGTGATGGAGGAAAAACCGATGAGATACCGGCAATTTTTATTTTCAATGGCTGCCAGCACATTAGCCATCCCCTTAACCTTGGTGTCAAAAACCAGATTAAAGTCATCCAGGGATTTTTTCTCAATCATAATGCTGCGGTCCACACCTGCAGCATGAATTACGCCGTCAATACGATCATATTGCTTGACCGCCTCTATAACGGCATCAGGATCAGTGACATCCACGCCATGGTAATCCACGGCCTTTACCTGGGAACGCAGCTGGGCCAGATTTTCCCGGGCCGTAAGCACCCGCCGCAGACCTGCCGTTCTGTTCTTGAGCTCAACGGGTTTGGCGTCCGGATGTATGGCCTTAAACGCGGCCATGATCTGTGTGTCATCCATGGCATCGGTTACGGGAATCTCCAATTCATCTTCCACTTTGCTGCGCCCTAAAATAACCAGGTGCATATCCGGCCGGGTAACTGATTTGAGCAGTTCATAGGTGATGCCTGCAGCACCGCCTGTAACCAGCAGTGTGTCGGAATCTTTAATGATTGAGGAATCCGATTCATTTGAACTGCCGGTCTTTGCCCGGATACCGAATCTTACACCCTTTTCAATACCAACCTCCCGGCGGGTGCAGGTGCTGAACACTTCGTCCATGAATGTGGCGGCAGCCTGGGTCATATCACCCAGCTCATCCCTATCCATGAACTCGACCAGTTTTACCCCTGTTTGCGGGTACTCCTTGGATACGGTTTTCAGCAACCCTGAAATACCGCTGAAAACAGGAAAAATCTGATCCGGTGCAGGTTCCTTGAAACGGGCCAAAGCAGACTGGACCGATACGGCAGCCAAGCGTCCGCAGGCTTCATCCAGTTGGCTGCCAAGGGCTTTGCACAGCAAGAACAAAAATTTAACGGATACGCTCTCTGCCGTCAGGTTCTCGCCGGAATTCATGGCAAAATCCAAGGGATGCAGGAAAAAGACGCCTGAGATTCCTTCATTGTCCGCCTTAATCCTGGAGATTGTCTCTTCAACATTTTCAAGCGCATTCAAATCAAGGGTATAATCATCCTCTTCACTGTTACCCACACTGATGACCCGGCCTTTGTTTTCTTTGATCAACTCTGCCACAGCCCGTCCAAATCCCTGGCTGTCCATGGTGATCAAATAGCTTTGACCGTCTAAATCGGATGTGTCGGATACAGGGTTGGGCAATTTACGCAATCCAAAGGAATAGCTTTGAATGCGGGTCTCCTCAGAAGAATCCGGGGTCTGGCTTGACTGTCCGGAACGTTCCGTTTCAGGAGCCTGAACGCCTGGCGTTGCCGATGCCGGTGGGGTGTCAGCATTGTTGTTGCCCGCGCCGCCGACTTGCGCCTGTATATATTCACTGATTTTACTGATGGTATTTAATTCAGACAGATTAATATCCTCAGGAACGGACAGGCCGTATGATTTGGTGATCTTACCAAAGGTTTCCACCTGCTTGACCGTATCAATACCCAAATCCGCTTCCAGATCCAGATCCGGCTCCAGCATATCCTGGGTGTAACCGGTCTGCTCGGCAATCATGGCCGTGATCTCGCTCGTAATATCCGAGCTGCTCTCAGCACCAGACTCCGCTGCCGGAGGCGCCGTGGCGGATTCAGTTGGTTCCGGGGAACCCTCCGCCTGGATACGGCTGCCGATATACTCGGCAATTGCGCGGATGGTATTGAGTTCCGAAAGGCTGATATCTTCTGGCACTGTCAGCCCGAAGGACTTGGTGATTTTGCCGAAGGTCTCCACCTGTTTGACCGTATCAATGCCCAGGTCCGCTTCCAGATCAAGGTCCGGCTCCAGCATGTCCGGGGTATAACCGGTCTGCTCGGCAATCAAGGCTGTGATCTCCTCAATAATGTCCGGGCCGCTGCCGGAAGAAGGTGTTGGTGCCTGGGCAGGCGTACCAGCGTCGGACTGAGCCGGCGTATCCGCTGTCTGAATACGGCTGCCGATGTACTCGGCAATTTTGCGGATGGTATTCAATTCCGACAGGCTGATATCTTCAGGAACACTCAGCCCAAAGGACTTGGTGATCTTGCCGAAGGTCTCCACCTGTTTCACCGTGTCAATGCCCAAATCCGCTTCCAGATCAAGGTCCGGTTCCAGCATATCCAGGGTGTAACCGGTCTGCTCGGCAATCAAGGCGGTAATCTCCTTCATCACGTCCGGCCCCCCGCTGCCGGAAGCAGCTGCCGACGCCTGGGCAGGTGTACCGGCATCGGGTTGAGCCGGGGTATCCGCTGTCTGAATCTGACTGCGGATGTACTCGGCGATTTTGCGGATGGTATTTAATTCCGACAGGCTGATATCTTCGGGTACGGTCAAGCCAAAGGACTTGGTGATCTTACCGAAGGTCTCCACCTGCTTGACTGTGTCAATACCCAGATCCGCTTCCAGATCCAGATCCGGTTCCAGCATGTCATGGGTATAACCGGTCTGGTTTGCAATCAGGTCGGTGATTTGGCTTAAAACATCGGTGCCCTTTGCACTGTCCGCAGGTTTTGCCGACTGTTTGGGTGCGTCTTCCACCTTTGATGTCCGGCTTTCAGGGGCATCGAGCTTGGCGGCAGGCATCTCTCTTTGTGCCACCTTCTCCGGGGCTGTTGTTTCGCCCTGCTTCTCTTTGGGAAGAACGCACAACGTTTTATTTACAATACCCAGCATAGGATCCGGGCTGCCGGTAATCCTGGCCAGCCATTCAAGGTAAACCGGATTATTCGCCACATCGGGTTCCTGAAGTCGATCCACCATTAAAAATGCAAAATGAGATCCGAACCCGGCGCTGAAATGCAGGCCATAACGGTAGTCTCCATGTCCTGATTGTGTGAAATTCAAATCAGAGAACTCGGCAGGTACATTATCCAGATTGGCCACAGGTGGAAATGTCTTTTTCTGCAGGCCTTTAACCAGTATGGCATCTTCAATACCTGCACCCAGGGTGTGGCCGGTGTATCCCTTGGTATTGGTAATTGCGATATGTTTGTAATCATTTGGGAAAGCGCCTTTTAACGCCATAACTTCAGCCGAGGCACTGCCGCCCCGGGCCGGCGTAAAGGTCTCATGGGACATGAATACCAGTTGCTTGGCCATATCCGTACGGGATATGGAATTTTGTTTCTCCACCCGGCCCACGAATTTATTGAGCTCACCGGCAAGGTGGTTCACATCAATACGGGAGGGATGGAATGCGCTGTTGCCGATATAAGAACCTAAAATCTTAGCCTGGCCGTTCAATCCCCTACGCTGAAGGGTGTCTTGCCGTTCCACAACAACGCCCACTGCACCGGAACCCAAAATGGTGCCGTTTCGATCTTCATCAAAGGGTTTGGCCGCATCTGCAACCACTTCCTTGCTGGTGGCGGCACCCATGGCCAGGAATCCTGAGCCGACCCACGCCATCTGGGCCTCACTTGTGGCCGCTTCACCGCCGATGACAATGACTCTCTCGCACCGGTCGTTTCGAATCCAGTCTTGTGCCACCCCAATGGCCTGGGTGGTGGATGCACACGCACCGCTCAGGTGAATATTGGGGCCCTTAGCCCGGATGAGTTGTGCAAAATGAGCACCACCTAATGAGACGATGTCAAAAAGGATATTGCGTTCAAATTTATACTGACCGTATACTTTACGGCGCTCACGGATCTTAAAGAACCAGTCCGTGATCACATCCTTCATATCCCTGTCCGAAAGATTTTCCATCAGGTGATAGTAAATATTTTCCAGCTCTTCATAGGGTTTGACGTAAAACTTGTTGTAATAATACGCATTGAGATGGTGCAGCAGGGTTTCAAATCCGGGAAAAATTCCCGTCATGATTACGCCTGTTGTGTCCTGCATCTCTTTGGGCAAGACCAGCGCATCCGGGATACTGCTGCCGGTGGAGGTTTTCTTATATCCCTGGACCAGAGGGATATGGGCGTCTTTCAAGGCTTCAAGCCCTGCGGCCATGGCCAGTTCATCCACAAGGTCAAACTTGCGGCTGATGCCGTATTCCGTAGACAGATCGAAA
Above is a window of uncultured Desulfobacter sp. DNA encoding:
- a CDS encoding PocR ligand-binding domain-containing protein → MEQENAELMAGGAIHSKKHPAVEIAEEPNKVLDLKSMVNIEEFQSVMDEFHHLTHMVTAVLDIKGNVIEATGWQDICLNFHRKHPETAKNCTQSDLYLSDKLKPDEYADYKCKNGLWDVVTPLYVGTEHLGNIYTGQFFYDDDEIDIKQCQIKITIDLPFETIKSDTETLRQVLTNYLDIPKKRNTASQEN
- a CDS encoding response regulator, with product MNPNNYPERPILLVEDNPMDIDLTLRAFKKEGLSNPIELARDGEEALDFISRWEQGAPLPLIILMDLKLPKVGGLEVTRRIDETASKISISAFAYKPVVTVDLSKTVRKVLDEAKKKFD
- a CDS encoding 4Fe-4S dicluster domain-containing protein yields the protein MKVIRKIIEIDEEKCDGCGNCVPSCAEGAIQIIDGKAKVIGDKYCDGLGACLGDCPKDALKLIERQADEYDEEAVHARLERQKTESGNQKPKGCPSQQVKTFPISAGPGMGMSTVGPAGNSALGHWPVQLRLIPSSAPFLKDANLLITADCVPVAAPSFHSDYLKGKVVMLACPKFDDDDLYIDKLADIFSRNNIKGITMMVMEVPCCSKMKWIVDSAMEKSGENIPVHQVTISTTGQPLP
- a CDS encoding Crp/Fnr family transcriptional regulator, yielding MASELTINKGELIFQEGDRGQGFYIVAQGKIKVFKMSFEGKEQILHIYGPGHTFGEVPVFQGKSFPASAMALEPSIVLFLPREVFVQQIEKSPALAMNMLADLSRRLREFTVQIENLSLKEVPARLAAYILTLAQEESRGSQKTTMQKSHGSAANVVLPVSKVQLASLIGTTPETISRGLKKIEQAGFIKTDGKTIVIIDHQGLEALSHTGRL
- a CDS encoding 4'-phosphopantetheinyl transferase superfamily protein, yielding MQQINLLFREQGIDFCLVHIPAMLEALLPQIVGPGYQTRPGCQFRLDQFAQPVLSPAELNGLNQLFALKKQVERLAGRWAVKNLVMQETGLSPDAVEIHNDHSGAPVLAPSFNYAISISHSGDYALAALCKKAHAIGVDMETVIPVDIPALLHAGFSNNEQRAYAGADFETILKIWTIKEALLKYRRTGLKNSAKKIEWLNDMLYENHASIDDVLVKSYQRDKIVFSVVFPNLQATGMG